A part of Myxococcales bacterium genomic DNA contains:
- a CDS encoding DUF4870 domain-containing protein, with protein sequence MNATFPGSLVTTPTERERLAAVMAHGGTLFAWFLAPLAVYLLKRGESRWVEHQARQALLWSLAGTGISVLTCGAAIPLFLVWHLIAAVKIYQGYEYDYPVIGDVSRRLEDAT encoded by the coding sequence ATGAATGCGACGTTCCCCGGAAGCCTCGTCACGACCCCCACCGAGCGCGAACGCCTCGCCGCCGTCATGGCCCACGGCGGGACGCTATTCGCTTGGTTTCTCGCGCCGTTAGCCGTCTATCTGCTGAAGCGCGGCGAGTCGCGGTGGGTCGAGCACCAGGCGCGGCAAGCGCTGCTCTGGTCGCTCGCGGGGACCGGGATCTCGGTCCTCACCTGCGGCGCCGCCATTCCGCTCTTCCTCGTCTGGCACCTCATCGCGGCGGTCAAGATCTACCAGGGCTACGAGTACGACTACCCCGTGATCGGCGACGTGAGCCGGCGCCTCGAGGACGCGACCTGA
- a CDS encoding histidine phosphatase family protein produces the protein MTTRVYLVRHGATPLAAEDRFAGSTDVELSDEGHRQAERLAERLASEPVAAIYASPMKRTVATAAHVAKPHGIEAMTDGDLREIDHGRWEGLTRAEVEERFPDEYAAWDRDPFTFAPDGGEPGVHVMARALPAVRRIVAANVGKAIVIVSHKATIRLVLCALLGIDARGYRDRLDQHPACLNALDFKDPVRVRLVTFNDCSHYTRAPMATGASLSKWWSEPR, from the coding sequence ATGACGACGCGCGTCTACCTGGTCCGGCACGGCGCCACACCGCTCGCAGCCGAGGACCGCTTCGCCGGCTCGACGGACGTCGAACTCTCGGACGAGGGACACCGGCAGGCCGAGCGCCTTGCGGAGCGCCTCGCCAGCGAGCCCGTCGCCGCGATCTACGCGAGCCCGATGAAGCGCACCGTGGCGACGGCGGCTCACGTCGCGAAGCCGCACGGCATCGAGGCCATGACCGACGGCGATCTGCGAGAGATCGATCACGGTCGCTGGGAGGGGCTCACCCGGGCTGAGGTCGAGGAGCGATTCCCGGACGAATACGCCGCCTGGGATCGCGATCCCTTCACCTTCGCGCCCGACGGCGGCGAGCCGGGGGTGCACGTGATGGCGCGAGCGCTTCCCGCTGTGCGCCGCATCGTGGCAGCGAACGTCGGCAAGGCCATCGTCATCGTGTCGCACAAGGCGACCATTCGCCTGGTCCTCTGCGCGCTCCTTGGCATCGACGCGCGTGGCTATCGCGATCGCCTCGACCAACACCCCGCCTGTTTGAACGCGCTCGACTTCAAGGATCCCGTTCGCGTGCGCCTCGTTACGTTCAACGATTGCTCGCACTACACGAGAGCCCCCATGGCGACGGGCGCCAGCCTGTCGAAGTGGTGGAGCGAGCCTCGCTGA
- a CDS encoding PEGA domain-containing protein, whose protein sequence is MRRHAMIRSNVVAFVIVFVSALASHGLADERHDDARRAFDEGVRLFELGDFEGARALFLRAEAARHSSATLFNLARAEEKLQNVQAAVLAYEAYLVEAGASTDLGLAASVAVAELKARSARLRVESRPPSAHVEIDGRTDKGLTPTLIYVRPGVHRVRVWDARREQVRVVHAEAPQVETLVDVDLMPAAAPAESDASRDDAARAPGGLGFVGLSGALVTYHFVGEPKSPAATNFADHTNVTVGAAVDGGIRFATRLFATADAFASVGTYGHPNYVVGGSAGVAYRADAGLWFRAAATIASVDSNKDGRVLGTDVVLGPSVELSYELSRNAAGAWLVGAGASYLPADARRDNDAVFFPVRLTYRLGRLAAL, encoded by the coding sequence ATGCGTCGCCACGCGATGATCCGCTCCAACGTCGTCGCCTTCGTCATCGTCTTCGTTAGCGCCCTCGCGTCGCACGGCTTGGCTGACGAACGGCACGACGACGCACGTCGCGCCTTCGACGAGGGGGTCCGGCTATTCGAACTGGGTGACTTCGAGGGAGCGCGAGCTCTCTTTCTCCGGGCCGAAGCGGCGCGCCACTCGTCGGCGACACTGTTCAACTTGGCTCGCGCCGAGGAGAAGCTCCAAAACGTTCAGGCGGCGGTACTCGCCTACGAGGCGTACCTGGTCGAGGCGGGGGCCAGCACCGATCTGGGCCTCGCGGCTTCCGTCGCGGTGGCGGAGCTCAAGGCGCGCTCCGCGCGTCTTCGCGTCGAGTCGCGACCGCCCTCGGCGCACGTGGAGATCGATGGCCGCACCGACAAGGGGCTCACGCCAACCTTGATCTACGTGCGGCCCGGCGTTCACCGCGTGCGTGTGTGGGATGCCCGGCGGGAGCAGGTTCGTGTGGTCCACGCCGAGGCGCCGCAAGTCGAAACCCTCGTCGACGTCGACCTGATGCCAGCGGCCGCACCGGCCGAGTCCGATGCGTCGCGCGACGACGCTGCGCGGGCGCCTGGAGGCCTCGGCTTTGTGGGACTCTCCGGCGCCCTCGTGACGTACCACTTTGTTGGCGAGCCCAAGTCGCCAGCGGCGACCAACTTCGCCGATCACACCAACGTCACCGTCGGCGCCGCCGTCGACGGCGGCATCCGGTTTGCGACTCGACTCTTCGCGACCGCCGACGCCTTCGCCTCGGTTGGGACCTACGGCCACCCGAACTACGTCGTTGGAGGAAGTGCCGGCGTCGCGTATCGGGCCGACGCGGGCTTGTGGTTTCGCGCGGCCGCCACCATCGCATCTGTCGATAGCAACAAGGACGGGCGCGTCCTCGGCACCGACGTGGTCCTCGGACCCTCCGTGGAGCTCTCTTACGAGCTCTCGCGCAACGCCGCCGGCGCGTGGCTCGTCGGTGCCGGCGCCAGCTACCTGCCTGCCGACGCCCGGCGCGACAACGACGCGGTGTTCTTTCCGGTCCGCCTCACCTATCGCCTCGGTCGGCTCGCCGCGCTCTAG